A genomic stretch from Lathyrus oleraceus cultivar Zhongwan6 chromosome 2, CAAS_Psat_ZW6_1.0, whole genome shotgun sequence includes:
- the LOC127117716 gene encoding uncharacterized protein LOC127117716, which yields MSMSKSSKMLQYINYRMRVTIQDGRQLVGKFMAFDRHMNLVLGDCEEFRKLPPVKGKKTADGDREDRRTLGLVLLRGEEVVSMTVEGPPPPEESRSKGVNAAAMAGPGIGRAAGRGVPPAPVIQAQPGLSGPVRGVGGPAPGMMQPQISRPPQMSAPPVSYPGGAPVMRPPGQMPYPGQGPPPMGRGPPPPMPPGQFPQRPGGPPPQFSMPPPQYGQRPMGPPPPGQMVRGPPPPPRPGMQAPPRPGMPPPPGSGVPVYGPPRPGMPPPPNAPNQQQQN from the coding sequence ATGTCGATGTCAAAGAGTTCCAAGATGCTTCAATACATCAACTACCGAATGAGGGTAACAATTCAAGACGGTCGTCAACTCGTCGGAAAGTTCATGGCCTTCGATCGACACATGAATCTCGTTCTCGGTGACTGTGAAGAGTTTCGCAAACTTCCGCCGGTGAAGGGGAAGAAAACGGCAGATGGAGACCGTGAAGACCGCCGTACACTTGGTCTTGTTCTACTTCGTGGTGAAGAGGTTGTGTCGATGACGGTTGAAGGTCCTCCTCCTCCTGAAGAGTCTAGGTCGAAGGGTGTTAATGCTGCGGCAATGGCTGGTCCTGGGATTGGTAGGGCTGCTGGGAGAGGTGTCCCTCCTGCTCCTGTTATTCAAGCTCAGCCTGGTTTGTCTGGTCCTGTTCGTGGTGTTGGTGGACCTGCTCCCGGAATGATGCAGCCGCAGATCTCGCGGCCTCCTCAGATGTCGGCGCCTCCTGTTTCGTATCCCGGTGGTGCTCCGGTTATGCGTCCTCCTGGTCAGATGCCTTATCCTGGACAAGGTCCACCTCCGATGGGGAGGGGTCCTCCTCCACCTATGCCGCCTGGACAATTTCCTCAGAGACCAGGTGGTCCTCCACCACAATTTTCCATGCCGCCTCCTCAGTATGGGCAGAGACCTATGGGCCCACCTCCTCCTGGACAGATGGTTAGAGGACCTCCTCCTCCACCTCGTCCTGGAATGCAAGCACCACCACGTCCTGGCATGCCTCCTCCTCCTGGAAGCGGTGTTCCGGTGTATGGTCCACCTCGGCCTGGCATGCCCCCTCCACCTAATGCTCCAAACCAACAACAGCAAAATTGA
- the LOC127121664 gene encoding uncharacterized mitochondrial protein AtMg00240-like, with protein MDSCKAMSTPMGFETYVDQDESGVLIDITKYRRMIGSLLYLTASRPDIMFNVCLCARFQANPKESHLTAVKRIMKYLKGTTNVNLWYRKGSICDLVGYSDSDYAGCKTDRKSTSGTCHILGNALVSWAARNKLTLLLVRPKRNT; from the coding sequence ATGGATAGTTGCAAGGCAATGTCTACTCCAATGGGATTCGAaacttatgttgatcaagatgaatcagGTGTTTTGATTGATATCACAAAGTATCGACGTATGATTGGTTCCttactatatttgacggcaagccgtcctgatATAATGTTTAATGTATGTCTTTGTGCACGGTTTCAAGCCAATCCAAAGGAATCGCATCTCACTGCTGTTAAAAggatcatgaagtatctcaaaggaacaacgaaTGTCAACCTATGGTATCGAAAAGGTAGTATATGTGATTTAGTTGGATATTCTGACTCGGACTATGCAGGTTGCAAAACTGATAGAAAAAGTACAAGTGGAACATGTCACATTCTAGGAAATGCATTAGTTTCTTGGGCTGCAAGAAATAAGCTTACGTTACTCTTAGTACGGCCGAAGCGGAATACATAG